A window of Salvelinus namaycush isolate Seneca unplaced genomic scaffold, SaNama_1.0 Scaffold660, whole genome shotgun sequence contains these coding sequences:
- the LOC120042368 gene encoding cAMP-dependent protein kinase catalytic subunit alpha-like: protein LSAHLYSALSFSTLPHSPSPPPLLPQVRFPSHFSSDLKDLLRNLLQVDLTKRYGNLKNGVNDIKGHKWFATTDWIAVYQRKVEAPFVPKFKGPGDTSNFEEYEEEEIRVSISEQCAKEFTDF from the exons ctctccgcCCACCTCTACTCCGCCCTCTCCTTCTCTACTCTCccacactccccctctcctccccctctcctcccccaggtGCGTTTCCCCTCCCACTTCAGCTCTGACCTGAAGGATCTGTTGAGGAATCTACTACAGGTGGACCTGACCAAGCGCTATGGCAACCTGAAGAACGGCGTCAACGACATCAAGGGACACAAGTGGTTCGCCACCACTGATTGGATCGCCGTATACCAGAGAAAG gtggaggcCCCGTTCGTTCCTAAGTTCAAAGGCCCAGGTGACACCAGCAACTTTGAGGAGTACGAAGAGGAGGAGATCAGAGTCTCCATCAGTGAACAATGTGCCAAGGAGTTCACTGACTTCTAG